TTTTAAAATGCATCAAGGAGCATTTAGATGAATACGAGAAAAAATTCCCTTATGACAATGCCCAAAGAATTGTAGTCTTGTGCCAACAATACCATGAAGCGCTCACAACACATTGCCAAGCGTCTTTAAACTTTATAGGAGGTTAATATGAGAAGCGTTAATTTACCCACACCAAAAGGAAACTCTAAAGGGGATTTTCTTGACAACCTCTCTTTATCAGATATGTTAAAGTTGGTAACTGCTTCTAAAGACTTGATTTCATCAGCGATCAATGCCCAGAAAGAAATTAGCAAAGAGCAAGAAAAGACTAAACAAGTAGAAATACAAGCAAATCAAGAGATGATAGCTTCAAACAACAGATTGAGAGAAAGATCGCTGAATTCCAAAGAGATATAACAGAACTCAATAATATGCATGAACAAGAAATGCTCAGACTCTCCAATGAGCATGAAAAAGACATGAAGCTTTTAGAAATAATGCAAGGCATCATCAATAAGATTGATTCGCTGAATCAATTTTTAAGCTGCGAACATGGGGAACACCAAATGGTGGATGAATTGCATGCGTAACTGATTCATTACCAACAAGCTTTGCTTGCATTAACATCTAAGGTGAATTAATGCTACCCTTTATTGTGGGTGGGGCTATCCTAGCAGTTGGTTTTGGGGCGTTAGCGTTTTTTTTTGATGTTGAAACCGAAAAAGAAAAAGAACGCCAAAACACGCTAAAAAAAGATATTAAGGACTACACGCACAAAGCGCAACAGGCTAAAAAATGCCATAAACACCAGCAAACCCTAAAGATCGCAGACCATTGTCTCAATATTATCCAACGCTATTTGCAAGAAATTGAAAGATTGCAACAAGAAAAGAAAGAGACACCCACGCAATTAAAGGCTGTGTTAGAGCAAATCCAACAAGAAATGAAATCTCTACCCATACAGCAAAAACATGCACTGCAAATATATTACAACCGCTTTGAAGACGCGCAACGCCGCGCTTTAGCTTATTTGGGTTATTTGTCTCGCTTAAAAATTCAATTACAAGAGAAAGAAAAGCGCCTTAAAAGTGATTTGGGTGAGATTAAAAAATTAGAGCAAAAGGTCAAAAAGAATAACGAGAATATCGCCAGTAACCAAGAGTGGTTGGAGAGGCATAGAGAATGGCGTGATGAATCTCAATCCAACAATCCAGACAATGCAGATAAGATGCAAGAACGAATGGATCGCAATAAGGACAATATCAGAAAAGCCAAAGATTTTATCGCTAAAACCCAAAATTGGATAAAGAAAAAAGAATGCGACATAGATGAAATTTTAAAGCATATCCAAGCTATGGAGCCAAACTATCTCTTGCCTCAAGACTTTCTTTATGTTGGAAAACTTGCTTGTGTCAATAAAAGTGAAATCTATGCGCATGATGGAGATGAAGAAAGTGGCTGGAATATTTATGGGCAACGCCTAAGTTTGGAATCTGGAGAACATGAAAAAAAGTTATGGGATTCTTATAACTCTCAAGAGGAATTTTATATTTTAATCACACGGCAAAATAAAGAAGACAACAGATTTTTCAAAGCTAGCTTGTGTAAAGGTTTGCTCTATAAACACATTTTAGAAGAGAGCGTTTTTGAAGTGTCGCCTAATACAATTGATTGGAAAATGACCAAGTGTTTGTTTCATGGGATACAACTTTCACTACCCATTGAATACAAGGAATTTAAACATAAAAAGTACACACCAAGAGATACTCTCAAGGTGTGGGTAACAAATTATGACAGCTTGCTAAAAAGTGTATTCATTGCTGAAAAAGAGCCAGAACCCAAACACATGGATGTGATTATGCTTTTTAATGACCGACTGGGATCTCAAATTTTAAAATATGCTTATATTTTTAATGACTTCAATTTTAATTATTCCGTGTTAGATTATCAAAAGAATGGAGCAATCAAAAATACCTCGCAATTTTACGATCCTAAGAATATTATCCGTTGGATTAATGTTGAAAGAGAGCATCAACTAGAAAAAACAAGTAGCTATAACAAAGATCAAGTTCAAAAAATCATAGAGCTTTTAGAGCAAATCAATCGCGCTCTTAACCAAAGAAAAATCAGAAAAACCATAGGAATTATCACACCTTATAATGCCCAAAAAAGACGCTTGCGATCAGAAGTGGAAAAATGCGGCTTCAAGAATTTTGATGAACTCAAGATAGACACTGTGGATGCCTTTCAAGGCGAGGAGGCAGATATTATCATTTATTCCACCGTGAAAACTTATGGTAATCTTTCTTTCTTGCTAGATTCTAAACGCTTGAATGTAGCTATTTCTAGGGCAAAAGAAAATCTCATTTTTGTGGGTAAAAAGTCTTTCTTTGAGAATTTACGAAGCGATGAGAAGAATATCTTTAGCGCTATTTTGCAAGTCTGTAGATAGGTAATCTTTTCCAAAGATAATCATTAGGCATTCTTCGCTTCAAAACTCTCCTAAATTGCAAACTTATTTTTTTGAATGCTTTACTTTATGGTGAGCCATAACTTTATAATCTACCAATCCATCGCATGATTTTTAAAATACTCAAAGATCCTAGATGAGAGCTTGAGTTGGATTGACTTTATTTTAATTTTTCTTTATTTTGAAATATCTTGAAATGCTTGACTCAATCAACATTTAACAAAAAAGCCAAAACATTTTTTAAGAAAGAAAAAACCCTAAAACCCAATATCAGTTTGATTGCTAAAATAAGAGCCACCAAAGTCCTTAGGCGTGTAATGCGATTCTTTTTCTATAGAAGTATCTTTAATGCAAGCGACACGCAAAGCGTCAAAATAAGTCCCAACGCTAGCGCAACCGCCGAGTAAAGAAGCTCCAATAAACATGCTATTTCTAATCTATTTCTAATGGTTTTCATTTTATATCCTTTTGTTTTAAAATTTTTTGATTGAATAACCTAAACACTTTAAATTATATGACTGCAATTTTAGGACTTATTGTTAAACAAAAAGTAAATGAAACTCAAAACAACTAAAATAACGCCCTAAATCCAAACCATAAACGCTACCCTTTGTAAGCCTTGCTAATTTTTGCTATAATAAAGCCCTAACTAAAATTTCTCCTTTTATTTTAGTTAGACTTCTTGAATTAGAATTATAGTAGACTTGTTATACCTTGTTCTAAATATTCTGGTATAATGATAGTGTTCAAAGACATGCATGAATTGATTACTCAAAGTGTGTAGCGATTTTTAGCAGTCTTTGATACCAATAAGATACCGATAGGTATGAAACTTTAGGTATAGTAAGGAGAAACAATGACTAACGAAACTATTGACCAACAACCACAAACCGAAGCGGCTTTTAACCCGCAGCAATTTATCAATAATCTTCAAGTAGCTTTTCTTAAGCTTGATAACGCTGTCGCTTCATTTGATCCTGATCAAAAACCAATCGTTGATAAGAACGATAGGGATAACAGGCAAGCTTTTGATGGAATCTCGCAATTAAGGGAAGAATACTCCAATAAAGCGATCAAAAATCCTACCAAAAAGAATCAGTATTTTTCAGACTTTATCAATAAGAGCAACGATTTAATCAACAAAGACGCTCTCATTGATGTAGAATCTTCCACAAAGAGCTTTCAGAAATTTGGGGATCAGCGTTACCGAATTTTCACAAGTTGGGTGTCCCATCAAAACGATCCGTCTAAAATCAACACCCGATCGATCCGAAATTTTATGGAAAATATCATACAACCCCCTATCCATGATGACAAAGAAAAAGCAGAGTTTTTGAAATCTGCCAAACAATCTTTTGCAGGAATTATCATAGGGAATCAAATCCGAACGGATCAAAAGTTCATGGGCGTGTTTGATGAATCTTTGAAAGAAAGGCAAGAAGCAGAAAAAAATGGAGAGCCTACTGGTGGGGATTGGTTGGATATTTTTTTATCATTTATATTTGACAAAAAACAATCTTCTGATGTCAAAGAAGCAATCAATCAAGAACCAGTTCCTCATGTCCAACCAGATATAGCCACTAGCACCACCCACATACAAGGCTTACCGCCTGAATCTAGGGATTTGCTTGATGAAAGGGGTAATTTTTCTAAATTCACTCTTGGCGATATGGAAATGTTAGATGTTGAGGGAGTCGCTGACCTTGATCCTAATTACAAGTTCAATCAATTATTGATTCACAATAACGCTCTGTCTTCTGTGTTAATGGGGAGTCATAATGGCATAGAACCTGAAAAAGTTTCATTATTGTATGCGGGCAATGGTGGTTTTGGAGACAAACACGATTGGAACGCCACCGTTGGTTATAAAGACCAACAAGGTAACAATGTGGCTACAATAATTAATGTGCATATGAAAAACGGCAGTGGCTTAGTCATAGCAGGTGGTGAGAAAGGGATTAACAACCCTAGTTTTTATCTCTACAAAGAAGACCAACTCACAGGCTCACAACGAGCATTGAGTCAAGAAGAGATCCAAAACAAAATAGATTTCATGGAATTTCTTGCACAAAACAATGCTAAATTAGACAACTTGAGCGAGAAAGAGAAAGAAAAATTCCGAAATGAGATTGAAAATTTCAAAAAAAACTCTAAGGCTTATTTAGACGCCCTAGGGAATGATCGTATTGCTTTTGTTTCTAAAAAAGACACAAAACATTCAGCTTTAATTACTGAGTTTAATAAGGGGGATTTGAGCTACACTCTTAAAGATTATGGGAAAAAAGCAGATAGAGCTTTAGATAGGGAGAAAAATGTCACTCTCCAAGGTAGCCTAAAACATGATGGCGTGATGTTTGTTGATTATTCTAATTTCAAATACACCAACGCCTCCAAGAATCCCAATAAGGGTGTAGGCACTACGAATGGCGTTTCCCATTTAGACGCAGGCTTTAGCAAGGTAGCTGTCTTTAATTTGCCTGATTTAAATAATCTCGCTATCACTAGTTTCGTAAGGCGGAATTTAGAGGATAAACTAATCGCTAAAGGATTGTCTCTACAAGATACTAATAAGCTCATCAAAGATTTTTTGAGCAGCAACAAAGAATTGGTTGGAAAAGCTTTAAACTTCAATAAAGCTGTAGCTGACGCTAAAAACACAGGCAACTATGATGAAGTGAAAAAAGCTCAGAAAGATCTTGAAAAATCTCTAAGGAAACGAGAGCATTTAGAGAAAGAAGTAGAGAAAAAATTGGAGAGCAAAAGCGGCAACAAAAATAAAATGGAAGCAAAAGCTCAAGCTAACAGCCAAAAAGATGAGATTTTTGCGTTGATCAATAAAGAGGCTAATAGGGATGCAAGAGCAATCGCTTACAGTCAGAATCTTAAAGGCATCAAAAGGGAATTGTCTGATAAACTTGAAAATATCAACAAGGATTTGAGAAACTTTAGTAAATCTTTTGATGAATTCAAAAATGGCAAAAATAAGGATTTCAGCAAGGCAGAAGAAACACTAAAAGCCCTTAAAGGCTCGGTGAAAGATTTAGGTATCAATCCAGAATGGATTTCAAAAGTTGAAAACCTTAATGCAGCTTTGAATGACTTCAAAAATGGCAAAAATAAGGATCTCAGCAAGGTAACGCAAGCAAAAAGCGACCTTGAAAATTCCGTTAAAGATGTGATCATCAATCAAAAGATAACGGATAAAGTTGATGATCTCAATCAAGCGGTATCAATGGCTAAAGCAACGGGTGATTTCAGTAGGGTAGAGCAAGCGTTAGCCGATCTCAAAAATTTCTCAAAGGAGCAATTGGCTCAACAAGCTCAAAAAAATGAAAGTTTCAATGTTGGAAAAAAATCTGAAATATATCAATCCGTTAAGAATGGTGTGAATGGAACCCTAGTCGGTAATGGGTTGTCTGGAATAGAGACCACAGCTCTCGCCAAAAACTTTTCGGACATCAAGAAAGAATTGAATGAGAAATTTAAAAATTTCAACAACAATAACAATAATGGGCTCAAAAACAGCACAGAACCCATTTATGCTAAAGTTAATAAAAAGAAAACAGGACAAGTAGCTAGCCCTGAAGAACCCATTTATGCTCAAGTTGCTAAAAAGGTAAATGCAAAAATTGACCAACTCAATCAAATAGCAAGTGGTTTGGGTGGTGTAGGGCAAGCGGGCTTCCCTTTGAAAAGGCATGATAAAGTTGATGATCTCAGTAAGGTAGGGCGATCGGTTAGCCCTGAACCCATTTATGCTACGATTGATGATCTCGGCGGACCTTTCCCTTTGAAAAGGCATGATAAAGTTGATGATCTCAGTAAGGTAGGGCGATCAAGGAATCAAGAATTGGCTCAGAAAATTGACAATCTCAGTCAAGCGGTATCAGAAGCTAAAGCAGGTTATTTTGGCAATCTAGAGCAAACGATAGACAAGCTCAAAGATTCTACAAAAAACAATTTTGTGAATCTATGGGCTGAAAGTGCAAAAAAAGTGCCTGCTAGTTTGTCAGCGAAATTGGACAATTACGCTACTAACAGCCACACACGCATTAATAGCAATATCCAAAGTGGAGCAATCAATGAAAAAGCAACCGGTATGCTAACGCAAAAAAACCCTGAGTGGCTCAAGCTCGTGAATGATAAGATCGTTGCGCATAATGTGGGAAGCGTTCCTTTGTCAGAGTATGATAAAATTGGCTTCAACCAGAAGAATATGAAAGATTATTCTGATTCGTTCAAGTTTTCCACCAAGTTGAACAATGCTGTAAAAGACGTTAAGTCTGGCTTTACGCAATTTTTAGCCAATGCATTTTCTACAGGATATTACTGCTTGGCGGGGGAAAATGCGGAGCATGGAATCAAAAATGTTAATACAAAAGGTGGTTTCCAAAAATCTTAAAGGATTAAGGAATACCAAAAACGCAAAAACCACCCCTTGCTAAAAGCAAGGGGTTTTTTAACTTAAAATATCCCGACAGACACTAAGGAAAGGTTTTGTTCTTTAGAGTCTGCATGGATATTTCCTACCCCAAAAAAACTTAACCCTTTGCTTAAAATTAAATTTGATTGTGCGTTCGTGCTTTATAGTGCAGAATTAATTAAGGGTTATAAAGAGAGCATCAACTAGAAAAAACAAGTAGCTATAACAAAGATCAAGTTCAAAAAATCATAGAGCTTTTAGAGCAAATNNNNNNNNNNNNNNNNNNNNNNNNNNNNNNNNNNNNNNNNNNNNNNNNNNNNNNNNNNNNNNNNNNNNNNNNNNNNNNNNNNNNNNNNNNNNNNNNAGAATTTACGAAGCGATGAGAAGAATATCTTTAGCGCTATTTTGCAAGTCTGTAGATAGGTAATCTTTTCCAAAGATAACCATTAGGCATTATCCGCTTCAAAACGCTTTCATAAATCTCTCTAAAGCGCTTTTTATAATCAACACAATACCCTTATAGTGTGAGAGGCCCTTTTGGGGAATTGAGTTATTTGACCCTAAATTTTTATTAGCGTTACAATTTGAGCCATTCCTTAGCTTGTTTTTCTAGCCAGATCACATCACCGCTCGCATGAAATTCCACTTTAGGGAATGCGCATGCGTTTTTCTTAAGGGCGTATTTTTGCTGCAAATATCCCACAATAGCGTCGCCAGAATGGATGAGTAGGGGGGGTGTTGAAAGGGCAAAATGCTCCATAAAATAGCCCTCAATTTTTTGAGCGATCAAGGGAAAATGCGTGCAACCTAAAATAATCACTTCAGGTAAAATCTTTAAGGGAGTGAAATAATAACGCATGCAAGTCTCTAACAATTCGCCCTCTAAAATACTTTCTTCAATCAAAGGCACAAAAAGAGAAGTGGCTAAATGCGAAACGTTCAAATAGCCTTGTTGTTTTAG
This DNA window, taken from Helicobacter pylori, encodes the following:
- the murI gene encoding glutamate racemase; the encoded protein is MKIGVFDSGVGGFSVLKSLLKAQLFDEIIYYGDSARVPYGTKDPTTIKQFGLEALDFFKPHQIKLLIVACNTASALALEEMQKHSKIPIVGVIEPSILAIKQQVKDKNAPILVLGTKATIQSNAYDNALKQQGYLNVSHLATSLFVPLIEESILEGELLETCMRYYFTPLKILPEVIILGCTHFPLIAQKIEGYFMEHFALSTPPLLIHSGDAIVGYLQQKYALKKNACAFPKVEFHASGDVIWLEKQAKEWLKL
- a CDS encoding urease-enhancing factor → MFIGASLLGGCASVGTYFDALRVACIKDTSIEKESHYTPKDFGGSYFSNQTDIGF
- the cagA gene encoding type IV secretion system oncogenic effector CagA — its product is MTNETIDQQPQTEAAFNPQQFINNLQVAFLKLDNAVASFDPDQKPIVDKNDRDNRQAFDGISQLREEYSNKAIKNPTKKNQYFSDFINKSNDLINKDALIDVESSTKSFQKFGDQRYRIFTSWVSHQNDPSKINTRSIRNFMENIIQPPIHDDKEKAEFLKSAKQSFAGIIIGNQIRTDQKFMGVFDESLKERQEAEKNGEPTGGDWLDIFLSFIFDKKQSSDVKEAINQEPVPHVQPDIATSTTHIQGLPPESRDLLDERGNFSKFTLGDMEMLDVEGVADLDPNYKFNQLLIHNNALSSVLMGSHNGIEPEKVSLLYAGNGGFGDKHDWNATVGYKDQQGNNVATIINVHMKNGSGLVIAGGEKGINNPSFYLYKEDQLTGSQRALSQEEIQNKIDFMEFLAQNNAKLDNLSEKEKEKFRNEIENFKKNSKAYLDALGNDRIAFVSKKDTKHSALITEFNKGDLSYTLKDYGKKADRALDREKNVTLQGSLKHDGVMFVDYSNFKYTNASKNPNKGVGTTNGVSHLDAGFSKVAVFNLPDLNNLAITSFVRRNLEDKLIAKGLSLQDTNKLIKDFLSSNKELVGKALNFNKAVADAKNTGNYDEVKKAQKDLEKSLRKREHLEKEVEKKLESKSGNKNKMEAKAQANSQKDEIFALINKEANRDARAIAYSQNLKGIKRELSDKLENINKDLRNFSKSFDEFKNGKNKDFSKAEETLKALKGSVKDLGINPEWISKVENLNAALNDFKNGKNKDLSKVTQAKSDLENSVKDVIINQKITDKVDDLNQAVSMAKATGDFSRVEQALADLKNFSKEQLAQQAQKNESFNVGKKSEIYQSVKNGVNGTLVGNGLSGIETTALAKNFSDIKKELNEKFKNFNNNNNNGLKNSTEPIYAKVNKKKTGQVASPEEPIYAQVAKKVNAKIDQLNQIASGLGGVGQAGFPLKRHDKVDDLSKVGRSVSPEPIYATIDDLGGPFPLKRHDKVDDLSKVGRSRNQELAQKIDNLSQAVSEAKAGYFGNLEQTIDKLKDSTKNNFVNLWAESAKKVPASLSAKLDNYATNSHTRINSNIQSGAINEKATGMLTQKNPEWLKLVNDKIVAHNVGSVPLSEYDKIGFNQKNMKDYSDSFKFSTKLNNAVKDVKSGFTQFLANAFSTGYYCLAGENAEHGIKNVNTKGGFQKS
- a CDS encoding AAA domain-containing protein, producing MLPFIVGGAILAVGFGALAFFFDVETEKEKERQNTLKKDIKDYTHKAQQAKKCHKHQQTLKIADHCLNIIQRYLQEIERLQQEKKETPTQLKAVLEQIQQEMKSLPIQQKHALQIYYNRFEDAQRRALAYLGYLSRLKIQLQEKEKRLKSDLGEIKKLEQKVKKNNENIASNQEWLERHREWRDESQSNNPDNADKMQERMDRNKDNIRKAKDFIAKTQNWIKKKECDIDEILKHIQAMEPNYLLPQDFLYVGKLACVNKSEIYAHDGDEESGWNIYGQRLSLESGEHEKKLWDSYNSQEEFYILITRQNKEDNRFFKASLCKGLLYKHILEESVFEVSPNTIDWKMTKCLFHGIQLSLPIEYKEFKHKKYTPRDTLKVWVTNYDSLLKSVFIAEKEPEPKHMDVIMLFNDRLGSQILKYAYIFNDFNFNYSVLDYQKNGAIKNTSQFYDPKNIIRWINVEREHQLEKTSSYNKDQVQKIIELLEQINRALNQRKIRKTIGIITPYNAQKRRLRSEVEKCGFKNFDELKIDTVDAFQGEEADIIIYSTVKTYGNLSFLLDSKRLNVAISRAKENLIFVGKKSFFENLRSDEKNIFSAILQVCR